In the Rhododendron vialii isolate Sample 1 chromosome 2a, ASM3025357v1 genome, GTAAACTACGACGGAAAACCCACGTTTGTGTGTTTCCTTAAAATTATGCTTCTTTTCAGTTATATATGTACATGAAGTGTTTCACAAGAATCACTCCTGCCTATTCCAAACAAAATGATCTTTACAACTGTGTGTTTCTTTGGCGACGATGGTGACTTAACATATCCAAAAGTTCTCACCATTTCAAAGGTACATAGAAATCTTGCTTCATGACCTAAGCCCGTGTGTTGGGGTCCGGTTCCAGAGGCGACTTAAGGCTTAACTTGAATTTCCAAGTCGTGCAATAATTTGAAGAGGAAAGAATATAGGAGAATGATTTGTCACGAGGTGAATAGAGAACGAGAAATCCCTTTACCTTTCCATTTCCTTCATAGATCCCTCCagaaatccaagatccaaacacaacttAAATGGCCTCAGGTCTATTTCAGTTATCCCGATGTCATGGAAAAACCACTTCTCAAAGCTGGTGAAACGAGTTGCTCTATAATTCTAGCTTGAAATTCAAGCTAATGCTTCCCTATGGTTGTCACATATCCACCCCTCAAATGTTGCACTCCGTATGCTGCAGAGGAAGCTACTGTTGTTGAAGCTACTAGCCAACTGCATGAAATTGAGAAGTATAGTGGGCTCGACGGAGTTCTACTTATTGAATCATAGAGTATCAAAACTAGAGAGAGACTTGGAGCTTACAAAACGTTAAAATGTGAGCAATTCTAGAGAAACAAAGAATTAACTTCAAAATAGGATACCTCAAGTATGTGATGTATGCCTCGGTTTCTGGGGTCCCAAAGTCTGGTTGAAGAAGAGCAGCAGCAACTAAGGCCAGTTGGAAAACTGTATTAACCTGCCAAGTGTCAAGATTGAAGTACTTAGCGGAAACTGGAGAGTTGAATACATGTCTgctattttttggtctttttcttccttccctCTCTTTTCCGTCCCTCACAATATCTGTCCAGACTCTAGAGGACAAACTCAAGGATGACATGCATAGCCTTCCATATTCAGTTTGACTGAACAGGCTTAGCTTCAGCTAACTTAGACCATATTTTCTTTTCGATATGCTAGAAGAATCTGCAATACACTACTTGAACACAACCCGAGCCAACAATGCGTTACTTACCTATTTTATTCAAGTAATTTGCATTCAATGAAATTGAGTAGTGATAGGAGTTGGTTAGATAGTGGGGTAACTGAGTTGCCTATTTGTAGGGTAATGTGCTAGTGGGtacttaattttcttttataaatatAACCGTGGTGAATCAACAAAGTGGTAGTTGAAGTTGAATATGGTTAAAAGTCTTCTATTGTGAAGAAACAGGTTAGGTTCTCCTCTATCAGAACCAATCAGACGTCTTCTCCACCCCACCGCCCaccaccccccctccccccccccccccccccaagtgGGACTCTTCTCTCATCTCCTTTAATTTTACTTTTGGTTACAAGAATGTTCGCATCACAACCATTATCAATGTCCTCTCCATAATAGTCAAACCCAAATTTTCAGTGCACTAAGTGCAGCTACACAATCTCTGGCCTTCGCAAACCAGAATTTGATAGACATAAATATAAGGACACCACCTGACTAGTTGAATAAAGTATTGAGTTTGTGTTTCCAGCTGTCTGGTTGCTCATCCCCACCCAAATagcaaacagaaaaacaaacttGCTCTCGAAGGGAGAGAAAAAACTGTCGGAACAGATGCCTTTGTAGGCTAAGGACAGTGTCATATCACATTTGATAATCAAGACGCAAAATTCAAAGCTTACCTACCATACTAGGTTAAGTAAACTGCAATATCTTACATCATAGTTTATAAATGAAGTCAGAGGATGAAAAGCTTACCTTGCTGAGAAACAGAGGCTCAACCTTCTCGGGACGGGTCCGATCAATATTGAAGAAGTCTGACCAACTTTTCCACTGAGATAAAAAGATTCAGTTCAAAAAATGTGAGTCAACCAACATTTCAGTCCAACTGACATGCCAAGGTAGGTAAAACTCACCTCAAAACCTAAACTGCTAGCTCTTCTATAAAATGCACCACCAATAAGCGCAACGTCTCGCAGCACTACAAGGCCAACGAGTCCAGCTTCACAACCAAACAAACCTTATTAAAATAGAATCCATGAAActatgttttatgtgattttatgTCAAGGTTTGAATTGCTACAGTTTGAGCAGAGTAGTGTAATTGCCATGACCAAAACTCACACCACATACTCTTTGTTAATGGTTTCATGATCATTTAAATCTCAAACTACGTCTAATAGCAACTCAGCAAAGAAATACCACTTCTACTTACGGTGTAAAAGACCATTATCTACCATCGCCAAAGCAACACATCCGATTAGAACCTGAAATAATTACGGGTGGCAACTATTAGACAAATCCAACCACCAAGTAGGTCTCTATGAACCAGAAACCCCACTATGGAGAACTGCCGGTCTCCCAATGCCACTGAGCTTTCAGAAGAAAAGACAGTAAATTACCTTGTCTGCAAGAGGGTCAAGATAAGAACCTACAACAGAATTGATTCCCATTCTCCTAGCCACGTATCCATCAAGCTACAAGATGAACGAAGATACAGAAAGCAAGTAGAGTTCACATCCAGATTGTAAGGATAGTCCTAAAAAACTAATACACAGCAGATTATGATGATTGATAACACACTCGTTCATACCCACCCAATCAGATGCCCCAGAGATAGCTAGTCCGACAAATGCAGGAAGATACATTCCATGTAAGATCATCCTGCAAAAGCACAATCTACTTTTCACGAGAAATTCATGTGAAAACCAGATCAAGTCTTAGCGAGGAAGAAATGGATATATAGGTTAGAATAAAATTTTGACATAGAACTTTAAGGAACAATAAAAGGTCATGTAAAGTTTCAAACATGCATTCAGGTTCCTGATATGAGCTGATTACAAAAAGTCCAACGCAAAATACTGCCAAAGCAAAAAGATACCCAATTATGGACATGGAAGCACATTCATCATGAAGAGAACGCTGTAGAAATCAATGGCAACTTAATCAACGAATCTGTAGGAATCTACAATGGAGTTAATAAAGAGCAACTCTTTTCTAAAAGGCCATTCTTTATTAACTCTACGTATGAAGGCAATTACACTATTGGCTACTGAGCGCCTCCAACACTAGTAAAGTACACAAACATTAAGTATACTAGACAATTTTCTTTTGCCTAATCAGCTGTTTATATATGCAGTATTGCAGTTCAAAAAAACCAGTCGTTTATATAAAGTGCCCCAAAACTACTAGGATTTTTCCTAGATAGGTACAGATAAACACATATTAAGATAGCTGATGATGTGGTGTTTTTAttggttaacaaaatttctctACCCTCCAAAAGCTAGCTACATGCAGGTAGTCAAAATGCAAATTGGTAAAATGCGTAGCCAAATAGCTGGAGATGGAGTAAAAAATTGTGCTCCAGTCGCTAAAAATAGACAACAGGCCTCATTTCGTTGGAGTTAATGCTTGCATAACAATCATATCAATATTAATCTCGAGCAATAACATTATTTATTAACATGTATCCCATGACCGCCCTTCATCCTTAAGTTATTAAAAGTTCTCTAAGAACACCACAACGTGGTGCTCGAGCGTCCTTCTCCAGCCCCACCACACATTGGAGAAGGTTCCATCAAAGTTGTGAAATCCGTttcgtaccggccggtacgtaccataCCGGAGCTTAAACGGAACACAAAGACTAGAGATCTGTTCTGGTTAAAATACCGGACTGTTCTGGCCAATACCGGACGTACCGGACGATACCGGGCTGTTTTGGACATTTTTCGGTGTTCCGGACGGTACAAAATTacactttgtttttattttttcccgtGCTGCAGCCCCTAGTAAATGGTAGGAATCAGACTAGGTACCAGCTGGCCCTTGGATCCTAATCTAAGGGTACGAAAAAGGACAACAAAAACCCTCTTGTCCAGAGCTTGGGAAACGTAAGAATTGTCTGGGATTACACATTACAACTACAATTTATTACATAAGAACCCCAAACAACATTTGCATAATGTTTCTAGTAATTTGTGTGAATATTGTAATTCTGAATTCTAATATTTTGTccaatatttttcatttaataaaattttattatgctCCATATAATAATTTAGTTCTATATGTATGCATGTTAGCTCGACTTTAATTTGTACACATaatacaaaaatagtattagAAGTATATAAAATTATGAACAAATATATTGCGGTAAATCCAAAACGGTACCGAGATATA is a window encoding:
- the LOC131311088 gene encoding cardiolipin synthase (CMP-forming), mitochondrial; the protein is MAVYRSLKTLIRRTTPANKFYFTSPSPFPSPTYSFLSPLSRSRSLSPLSRWITPFHGPLFLSSPPWKLSQSATPLYFQSDVVLVPSIPALELLRRRKFPVNLECDRIVRKEPSESEAGELVENFVNLPNLISIGRLVSGPFLGWMILHGMYLPAFVGLAISGASDWLDGYVARRMGINSVVGSYLDPLADKVLIGCVALAMVDNGLLHPGLVGLVVLRDVALIGGAFYRRASSLGFEWKSWSDFFNIDRTRPEKVEPLFLSKVNTVFQLALVAAALLQPDFGTPETEAYITYLSWLVASTTVASSAAYGVQHLRGGYVTTIGKH